The following DNA comes from Rosa rugosa chromosome 5, drRosRugo1.1, whole genome shotgun sequence.
TGCTTATTATAAGCTGCAAATGAATAATTAGGACTTAGAGATGCCAAACAAAGGAGAAGTTCAGTAGTAGCCTCACTGAAACGGTTATCTAGCTCTTGAAGTTGGAAATCAATTACTGCACAAAAGAAGTCAAAGCGATAGTAATGCATATTTGTCATTTCAGGAGCTCTACGCCTTGATTTTCCTGGACATACATATTGATCGTCCATGTTTGGAACACTAATATTCTCTTTTCCACAAAATAGAACAACCTGCTCAAACAAAGAAAGCCATCCACTCTCCCTAAAAGTCTGCAATTTTCTCTTGCACACTTTCACTAAATCCATAGCTTTCACTATGTCCTGATCATCTTTTTGTAGTGCTTGTGATAACTCATGAGTGATTCCAAGTATAATTCTCATCAAATGCAAACTGAATATGAAATCAAATGATTGCAGCAACTTCAAAGAAATAAAAGCTTCATGCTTCTGATCAGAACTCACTTTATCAAATGCTATTTCATCCAACACATCAATTATGGAAGAAAACATGACAGTAAAGTTTAGAAGAGTACCATAATGTGAGCTCCAACGCATATCACATGAACGCTTAATTTCAGTTTCTTGATTGAGTCCGTGTCCACTTGTAAGTTCTCCAACTTTAAGTGTCTCAATGACTTTAAGAGCTTTCTTTTCTCGAAGAATGTCTCGACGTTTAGAAGATGCCCCAACAATGTTTACAACACTACCAATTGATGCAAAGAAAGCACCTACAATTTCATGTTTCTTGGCTACACTGACCAAGCTAATTGAAGTTGATGTGCGAAACAATGAACATAAAAAGCACTCgagtcactatgccaaaaaggcattcggacgacagaactgttctgtcgtctgaatgaacaaaaatatgtcgtctagtacggtgtcgtcttttgggggcatcagacgacagaagtgttatgtcgtctgaaaaatcagacgacataaaaaaataaaagtcttgtgttgtctgatgagttttgcattttgggaacattgtgatctgtatctttaaaagcattcaaacaacagttttgtattgtctgataaacaaaacaaccacagtattttttaaatactattgtgtgaagcatatttgcaagacttatttgtgtggtctgaatgcccttaaataagaaatatgaagactcgtatgtagtgtcttctctcatacaacaacaattaaaggttgtgctaatttactttaaacgacaattatatgtggtcgtaaagagcatcagaggacaattaagtgtcgttctagggtaggtttgtatgacatttaagtaTTGTGTGAAAAGTTTtgaaattatacatatgtgatgttgggaaatggtttagacaatagatatcatattctttctgttatgtcagtctcattacgacgacaatttactgtcgtttgagattatttagacgacaaatatttgtggtctgaatataaaaaggaccactaatagtacgtgtttaatattgtctgtaatcacgtccaatcacacttatttgttgttgttatacactttAGCCAATACTTTCATctaacttatgttgttgttttgcctTTTATACTACAATTTTATGTTGTCCCAATGCCAAAAAGACAATAGACTTCTAAttgatttttgtgttgtttttgtgcagctgcaaccacacgttttggtgtgcttttgttgtagcttgcaattTGAGATAACACATATTACTAGTCCCctgttacaattggtatgcatgcattctggaaattaaaattgcccattcatgaaaccataatatccacatccaaaatcattcattgcaattttcatgaatccaccattgtctcatgtacacaaacctaTTCATGAGCATAAGTTCAAAATGGCCCATATCTATTAATCTGGGCAAccaacaaaatatatgcatgaatCAAGCTTTCATACCCTGAGTTATAGGGCACCCAAAAAATCTGACTAGGCTTCCCTCTTTAATAAGAAGCTGACAAAGAACGAGCTCGTTTAGTCGAATTTCCACAGCCAATGACACCAGTCTAAGCAGGGTCTACGAAGCCAATCATGTCAAGCATATTCGATTTGTTCAACACTTGATAAAGGAATGCTGTAAAACCACAAGTCCCAAAATATCATTACAACAGTACTGAATATCACACAATGTACAACATAACTAAAATTGCAAAAGTAAACAGAGATGTGCCAATTTTCCCATTATGTAACCATTCATTTAAATATATCGAAGGTTACATTAGAACTTAGAATGCAAGTCAGGTGTACAACTACGCACCTTGTTCCTTGACAAAATTGATGATAATAGTGGCAACCAATAACTAAGTAGCAAAACAAGCAGAACCAAGGATATTTATCAGAATAAGACCCCAAAAGAAAGAAGTCGCGATTCGACTGAGAGAGCAAAAGATCACATTTTGATAGATTTAAGAATCTGACAAACTTAGGCTATTTAATTTGGATTGTAGAGCAAAAGAGTTTGGATCATTTTCATAAAAATTGAGACATTGGAGAGCATGACAAATGCTCAAAAATAGGTAAgtttataataaataaaacaagaagGTGACTACACTCACAAAGTGGTTGCCTTCATTTACGAAGATATCCTCCATGTGAATGAGCGATCTCCACTGACTTGAGAGATCAGATTCAAGTTTTGAAGTGTTGTTTGCATACTATGGTCCCTTAGGATCACTCTCCTTTCACCTGAAACAATGACACGTAGATAAAAAGAACTAAGGTCACCAAACCATATGTAGATATCAAACCGTGATGGGCACCGAGAATTCGACTCTCACAATACCATGCCTTAATCAGTATGATACTACGTTTAAAGAGATGATATTTGCCAATGAGACGATCAACCTGTATGGTAACAGCACCAGGAAGATGatcaagaataaaaaaaaaaatccaaaatcacAAACGAGCAAAGAGTACCAAAGTCCAATATTTTTACTTGCTATAATagacttgaaaaaaaaattaataataataataattgcaTCTGATAAACCAGTGCTTCCTAGGAAAGCATCCTTTACATGAACCAAATCTGGTGACTCATTCAATCATATGTAGCAAAACTGGACTAATAAAACTCAGCTTTAGTGGAAGACTACCTGCTCAAGAAAGCATAACGCACATAGCCCTCCTAACTGATTGAAGGATATATCAACCACAATATTTTGCACAAGGCACTTTACAAGCTTTACCTGCCACCAGAAAACACAACAATCTTTACTGAGGACAACTAAAATTAAGTGAATCTGAATAGAAACAAAGAATAATCTCATAAACACACGTGCATTTCCTAAAGGTTTTTAGGAAAAGCAAATTAAAGGACATACTAGCGGTGAAACAGAAATTTTTTATGGACATGATGGTGCTACTGTAACGCCCCGAAAGGGTTGACGTCACAGCGCCGTGAATCTTACGAAGCTTAAGTATTGACAAAGTAATACTCAAACTTCTTAAGATGCGCAAGGCTAAAGATAACGAAACTAATCAAGTGAAGTTTGATGACTAactaagttttttttctttttttcttttgggcagCTGCAAAACTCGATATTTTGAATCAATGTATCTCAACCTTTGGTGATGAAAAAACTACATAAATTCAAGTGAAATCTGATGTTAAATAAACTCGAGATAGTCAAACTAAATAGACTACAAAGAGGTTTGAAATCTGAGGCTTCAGACTACAATTGGTGGAAAAATTTCAAGCAATGACAACAGCAATTAGGATTTATCCAACTGAAGTAACAAGCTCAGCAAGAGTAGACAGAAACTTAAAAATAGGAAATAGAAGGATACATATGCATAATGGGGTACCCACTTTCCTAAAAACCGATGACCGTTCTTAATGCCAATTACTTACTTGCCAATGTAAGTACACAAATAGCCAGCAAGAAGTAGTAAGAGTGGCCGTTTACGCCATACCACCTAGGAGTGACGCCACACCTCAAAGGATGTTAGACATCCTCCAATCCGTATAGCCCCTGTGGAGGTTTAGGGGTTCGAAACCCAAGGTAGTCGTTTTGCTCCTTTCACTCTCAGGTCACCACTTAACAACAATGCAATATGTATGCATAAAAGCATAGAAATCTTTTCGAGAAAAGCTCTAACTAGTGAAGACCCCCTACCTGGAATCCTTGATGTGCAACTCCCGGCAAGTACCAAAGGACCAATCTTCAGTCCACTTGAGCCCTTGATCCTATTATGAACATGTAAACCATCATCGGTCTCAATGTTCTTTCTCCCTTAAGATGAAGCCACACTTTTATAGACTTATTTTAAAAAGAAGACACTGATCAGAATGCACTAATCAGAATACACAAAAAACAGAGCTTTGTAGTTACTTTTGAACATGGATGAAACCTTTCTAACTGAAATTTAAGACTCAAGGAATGCTTTGCATGTTTAGTCCAATGTACTCAAGATTGAGGACTGACAAGAGAGTAAAAGTTTCTCAAATCATTAATCTTGTACCAAAAGCTGCAAGTTGAAAAGTTCTCAGAAAACTggtaacaagaaagaaaaatttcCTAAATGATTATTGAAGAGTCTATTTTAAGCTGTCAAAGACTGAGAGTGAAACAAGGAGTATAGGTTTTTCGAAAATCATGGAATAGCCCACTGGTTCAGCTTGGGTGTTGTCTTTGAGGCATAACTTCAAACATATGGTGTGCAGTAATTGAACTTGACCCTTTCCAGTCCTAATCATCCTAATGGAGTCACCATAGCTCGATAATAATCAAAAGTGCATTCCACAACAACCTTGAATAGATTTAAGAACAGAGATTTAACAGAAAGTAGGTGTTCTTACCAAAAGAAAGTTTCTGATACTGATCAAAATAGAGAGGTTAGTGGTTTGAAATCTCAGAGTCCCCCATTTGTTCTGTCATAGTGTAATACGTAAATTAGAAGAGGTTTATATGAAACCTGGAGATACGAAAATTGGAAAAGTGCAGAAGGTGATTTTAACAATGCATAGCTTCATACCTCCTAACATGATGAGAAGCAAGGCGTAGACATAAAGTAGCTACGGATTTTCGAGCTTAGATGAAAGTGAAGTAAGCAGATTCAAGTGTTTCTGAGCATAAGAGAAGAGTGGGAGCGGAAtggaaagagaagagaagtaGCTTGTTTTGTCAACTGAGTGTTTGGTTGTAAGAGGGTCTAGGTAATGAATATAAAGGTTCAACCAATGATATCTCATATGATATAGGGTACATAAAACCTACAAACCTTTGCCCGAATTAACTGCACGTCCTTCACCATAAACTCAGCAGCCATATTGTGATCTTCCCTTTCAAGAACAGCACTCCATCCGGCAGATACGTCTTCAGAGGTACTGATCCAAACGGGAACACCTGAAACAAAACCCAACATGAAATCAATACCCCCCACCTAGTTACCACCCCTTTGCTTTCTTAACTCTGACATCTCAGAATTTGCTATCAAAAACCATAATGTGGAACAAGAACAAACCTACAAGCACACTAATCTCTCAAACAGATTACTCCCTAAGTTGGTTGCGCAATCACACAGTtactctatcaattcaaagtaaAACATAACTAC
Coding sequences within:
- the LOC133711367 gene encoding uncharacterized protein LOC133711367 encodes the protein MRWSSHYGTLLNFTVMFSSIIDVLDEIAFDKVSSDQKHEAFISLKLLQSFDFIFSLHLMRIILGITHELSQALQKDDQDIVKAMDLVKVCKRKLQTFRESGWLSLFEQVVLFCGKENISVPNMDDQYVCPGKSRRRAPEMTNMHYYRFDFFCAVIDFQLQELDNRFSEATTELLLCLASLSPNYSFAAYNKQSLMRLVELYPHDFSASELLLLECQLETYIDDMRSKNKFQELQGIADLAKKLVETRKHKTYPYVYLLITLALVLPVATASVERAFSAMNIIKNRIRNRMGDQWMNDCLIVYLENDIFNSIDNESIIQRFQNMAPRRGQL